TTTGATATACTCGAATCGCATGAAGCGGAGGAAGGATCGGCCGCCGCGGAGTCGAGCGCGGACCAGGTCGAGCGCCAGCAGACCCTGGCCCTGATCGAGGCGGAGGTACAAAAACTGCCCGCGCGTCAACGGGAAGCGTTCCTTATGCGTTATTGGCAGGACATGGACGTGGCTGAAACGGCCGAAGCGATGGGGTGTTCAGAAGGCAGCGTCAAGACACACTGTTCGCGGGCGACCCATACCCTCGCCGAATCGCTGAAAGCCAAGGGATTAAAATTATGAATACCGACGACATCAATTTCGCGTACAAAGTACGCCATGCGCTCAACGACAACCTGGACAATCTGCCGGCATCGACGGCCGATCGCCTCGCTTCGGCCCGCAAGCTGGCCGTTTCCCGCAAAAAGGCGCACGCGCCCGTCAAGGTATCCCAGCGCGTCCTGGCCGGCAATATCGGTTCGTTCTTCTCGTTTTCCTCGCTCGGCCGCGCCGGCGTGGTGATCCCGCTGCTGGCCCTGGTGGCCGGCCTGGCGGGCGTGTACCAATACGAAGAAGAGAAGCATATCGCCGAAATCGCCGAACTCGATGCCGCCGTGCTGTCCGACGAACTGCCCCTGACCGCCTACCTGGATCACGGTTTCAACGCCTACCTGGCGCAGCGCGGTCAATAAGGTGGCGCGCGATTTGTTGATGTCCTCTTTGAAATCGGCGGCCGTGTTCGCGCTGGCCGCCACCGTCGCCTCGTTCGCCGGCGCCCAGGCGCCAGTCGCCGCCCCGTCCCCCGCCCCTGCTGCCGCCGTCAAGACGGCTCCAGCGAAAGCGCTCGACAAGCCGCTGTGGGCGAGCCTGTCGCCCGCGCAGAAAGTCGCGCTCGAGCCGCTGGCCGTTGAATGGGACAAGATGGAAGGCGTGCGCAAGCACAAGTGGCTGGAAATCGCCAACCGCTTTTCCTCGATGAAGCCGGATGAGCAGGCCCGCATGCACGAAAAAATGCGCGAGTGGGTCCAGATGACTCCCGAGCAGCGCCGCCTGGTGCGCGAGAACTACACGCGCGCCAAGCGGATCGATGCAACGCAGAAGTCCGAGCAGTGGGAAAAATATCAGCAGCTGCCGGAAGAACAGAAGCAAAAGCTCGCCGCCGAAGCGGCCGCCGCGCGCACCAAGAAGCAGCTGACCAACCTGCCGCCGCCGGCGCAGGCGGGCGCAAAGACGGTCGCGCCGATCAAGCGTTCGGTGCCGCCGGCAGCTGCCTGCCCGGCCGGCACCATGATCAATACTGCCGCCTCGACGCCGCCGTGCGTCGCCGCGCCGGCCACTCCACCGCCGGGTTCGCCGGCCGCACCAGCGCCAAATGTCAAATAGCAAGCCGCCGATCGCCACGCCCACCGTCAAACGCCGTCTGATCTCCATGGTATATGAAGCCTTCCTGCTGACCGCAGTGGAGGCCTTGGCAATCTTCATTTATCTCGTCGCGACGCGCCTGCAGCACACGCCGGCGATCGACCACGGCCGCAACGCCGTGTTCTTCCTGGTGGCCGCGGCGTACTTCATCCACGCGTGGTCGGGCAGCGGGCATACGCTGGCCATGAAGACCTGGCGCATCAAGGTGGTCAAGCTGGGATACGCGAAGGTGCCACTGCGCGCGGCGGCGATCCGCTACCTGATGGCGTGGGGATGGTTCCTGCCGGCGCTGGTGGTGTGCTACGTGTTCGGGCTGAAGACCACCGGACAGGTGGGGAGCGCGATTGCCATCGGCGCCGTGGCGTGGGGACTGACGGCGTTCCTCGACAAGGACCGGCAGTTCTTGCACGATAAGGTTGCGGGGACGCGGCTGATTCAGCTGCCGAAGGCTAACGCTAATTCAGTATAGGCTCCTGCCTTCGCAGGAGCGACGGTTTCAAGGTTGTCGTTCCTGCGAAGGCAGGAACCCATACCGAGCGTGCTTAGAAGCGCTCGTACTCGTGCAGATAGCGCCACTGCCCCACCGGCAGGCTGGCCATCGAAATCCGGCCCACGCGAATCCGCCGCGTCGACACAATATTCAGTCCCACCATCCGGCACATGTGCAGCAGCTGCCCCGGCTTGATGCCCTTGCCCGCAAACCGCAGGCGCGTCTCGTTCTGCCAGCTGGCCTTCATCGGCGGGATCTCCTTGCCGTTGAACGAGAGCCCATGATTGAGCAGCGCCAGCCCGCCTTCGCGGATATCGCCCGCCACTTCGACGATGAACTCCTGCTCGACGCGAACGCCCTCGGTGACCAGCTTGCGCGCCACGCGGAAGTCCTGCGTGTACACCACCAGTCCGCTGGCCTTGGCGTCGAGCGGCGTCGCCAGGGTCAGGTGGGCCAGGTGACGCTTGAGGAAGCGCTGGTTGCCGTGATCGGCCGGCAGCAAGGTCTCGGCCGACAGCAGCTTCACCGCCTCTTCCGCATCCACGCCCGCCGGCTTGTTCAGCAGGATCGTCACTGGCGCCAGATCGAGCAGCGTGGCGTCCGGATGCAGCACCACTTCCTGCTCGTCCGCCACGCGGGCGCCCGCCTCCTCGACCACCGCGCCATCGACGATGACCCAGCCTCCGGCGATGTATTTGTCCGCTTCGGCGCGCGAGCACGGCACCATTTCGGCGACGCGCTTGGCGAGGCGGATTGTGTTATCGGTCATTGCTTGGAGCGCCAGTCTTTGAAAAATGCGGTGAATACGGCGATCACTTTTTCGACATCGGCGGCGCTGATGTTGATGTGGGTGACCAGGCGCGTGTGCTGGCCGACGGTGGCGCGGATGCGCTCGCGCGTGAGCGTCTCGCGCAACTCGTCCACCGCCGCCGGTGGCACTTCGACGTAGAAGATGTTGGTTTGCGGCGTGGCGACCTTCAGGCCTTCGATCTCTTTCAGGCCGGCGGACAGCCGCGCCGAATTGGCGTGGTCGTCGGCCAGGCGCTCGACGTTGTGCTCGAGCGCGTACAGGCCGGCCGCGGCGAGGATGCCGGCCTGGCGCATGCCGCCGCCCAGCATCTTGCGCCAGCGCTTGCCCTGCTCGATGAAGGCCTTCGGCCCGAGCAGCACGGAGCCGACCGGCGCGCCGAGGCCCTTGGACAGGCACACCGACACGGTATCGAATCCCTTGACCGCGTCGCGCAGGCTGATGCCCTGCTTGACGGCCGCATTGCAGATGCGCGCGCCGTCGAGGTGCGTGGCCAGGCCGCGCTCGTGCGCAAACGACGTCGCCTGCGCCATGTACTCCTGGCCGAGCACACGGCCGCCGATGGTGTTCTCCAGCGCCAGCAGGCGGGTGCGCGCGAAGTGCATGTCGTCCGGCTTGATGTAGGCGGCGATGTCGACCAGCGCGATCGAGCCGTCTGGCTGGTTGGCGATCGGCTGCGGCTGGATGCTGCCCAGAACCGCGGCGCCGCCGCCTTCGTACTTGTAAGTGTGCGCTTCCTGGCCGACCAGGTACTCGTCGCCGCGCGCGCAGTGCACCAGCAGCGCGATCAGGTTGCTCTGCGTGCCGGACGGCGCGAACAGGCCGGCTTCGTAGCCGAACATCTGCGCCGCGGTGTCCTGCAGGCGGTTGACGGTCGGGTCGTCGCCGTAGACGTCGTCGCCGACGGGCGCCGCTTCCATCGCGGCGCGCATTGCGTCCGACGGTTGGGTGACGGTGTCGCTGCGCAGGTCGATCCAGTGTTCGCTCATGGTCATTGTGCCGTGGTCAGTTGTTCGGTATAGAAACGCTGGCCCATTTCTTCGAGGCCCAGCGTGGACAGGACTTCCTGCAGGCGCTCGCTCGGGCGCTTGCGCGGCAGGTTTTTGTAGCTGGCGATGATCAGCTCATTTTTCATCGAGTGCTCCCAGCCCACCAGTTCGGTCACGTTGACCTGGTAGCCGTGCGCTTCGAGCTGCAGGCAGCGCAGTACGTTGGTCACCTGGCTGCCGAATTCGCGCGTGTGCAGCGGGTGGCGCCAGATTTCGGTGAGCGCGCTGCGGCCCAGGTCCTTGCCCTTGTTCTTTTTCAGGACGGTCGCGACTTCGGCCTGGCAGCACGGCACCAGCACCATGAACTTCGCCTTCTTCTTCAGCGCGAAGTCGATGGCGTCGTCGGTCGCCGTGTTGCAGGCGTGGAGCGCCGTGACGATGTCGATGCGGTCCGGCAGCTGGCTCGACGTGGTGGACTCGGCCACCGACAGCGGCAGGAAGGACATGCCGGGAAAGTCGAGTCGCTTGGCCAGCTCTTCCGACTTGGCGACCAGTTCCTCGCGCGTTTCGATGCCGTAGATGTGCGAGCCGCCCGGCAGGTTCTTGAAGAACAGGTCGTACAGGATGAAGCCCAGGTAGGACTTGCCGGCGCCGTGGTCGACCAGCGACACGTCCGGATGGTCCTGCTGGATCTCGCGGATCAGGGGCTCGATGAACTGCACCAGGTGATAGACCTGCTTGAGCTTGCGGCGGCTGTCCTGATTGAGCTTGCCGTCGCGCGTGAGGATGTGCAGTTCATGCAGCAGCGCGACCGACTGGCCGGGACGCACTTCCGGCGGCAGCTCGATCGCTTTCGGGTCAGCGCGCTTCATCGATCCACGCCGCCTGGATTGCTTCCAACACCTTCTCGCCGCCACGGGTGTGGTCGTCGTCGAAGCCGTCCAGATCGACGACCTTGTTGTGCAGGTCGACGAAACGGATCTGCGCCGGATCGGTATCCGGATATTTGTCGTACAGCGCTTCGGCGATCGCCGAGATGTCACTCCATTTCATGTCAATGGTTCTTTTCGGCGGCGTGGTTGATCGTGTATTTCGGGATCTCGACGACCAAGTCTTCGGAGTCGACGATTGCCTGGCACGACAGGCGCGACACGGCTTCGAGGCCCCAGGCCTTGTCGAGCATGTCTTCTTCTTTTTCTTCCGGCTCGTTGAGCGAGTCGTAGCCCTCGCGCACCAGCACGTGGCAGGTGGTGCAGGCGCAGACGCGGTCGCAGGCGTGTTCGATGTCGATGTCGTTCTCGAGCAGGACGTCGCAGACCGATTTGCCTTTCGGCGCCTCGAGGACGGCGCCATCAGGGCAGAAAACAGGATGGGGAAGAATGACGATTTGCGGCACGGGATTTACCTTTTAAATATTCGGGATTCAGACTTCGTCGAGCGTTTTGCCGGCCAGCGCGCTGCGCACGCTCTGGTCCATGCGGCGCGAGGCAAATTCCTCGGTGCCGTGCGCCAGCGCGTCCACCGCGGCGTGCAGCGCAGCCTGGGCGGCCGGCACGTCGGCCGGCTGGCCGGTGGTCGCCTTCACGGCTTCGCGCACCGCGTCCATCAGCTTGGCGATGTCGGCCATTTCGGCTTCGGTCAGCAGGGCGGCGTCGGTGTCCAGCGCCGACTGCGTGGCCAGCAGGATGCGCTCGGCCTCGACCTGCTCTTCGCGAAGCGCGCGCATGACCATGTCGTCCTTGGCCGAGCTGTACGAGTCCTGCAGCATGCGCGCCACTTCGTCGTCGGCCAGGCCGTACGACGGTTTGACCGTGATGTGCGCTTCCACGCCGGAGCGCGTTTCACGCGCCGACACCGACAGCAGACCGTCGGCATCGACCTGGTAGGTGATGCGGATGCGCGCGGCGCCCGCGACCATCGGCGGAATGCCGCGCAATTCGAATTTCGCCAGCGAGCGGCAGTCGGACACCAGCTCGCGCTCGCCCTGCATCACGTGCACCGACAGTGCGGTCTGGCCGTCCTTGAAGGTGGTGAACTCCTGGGCGCGCGCGCACGGGATCGTCGAATTGCGCGGGATGATCTTCTCGACCAGTCCGCCCATCGTCTCGATGCCGAGCGACAGCGGAGTCACGTCGAGCAGCAGCCAGTCGTCGCCGGCGGCGCGGTTACCGGCCAGCAGGTTGGCCTGGATGGCGGCGCCCAGCGCGACGACCTTGTCCGGGTCGATGTTCGCGTGCGGGATGGTCTTGAAAAATTCGCTGACCGCGCGGCGCACGTGCGGCATGCGCGTGGCGCCGCCGACCATCACCACGCCATCGACGTCGTCCACCGACACCGAGGCGTCGCGCATGGCCTTCTTGATCGCGTTCATGGTCTTGGCGACCAGGTGCTTCGTCATATCGGCGAAGTCCTCGGCGGTCACTTGCAGGTGAACGATTTCGCCGGAGTTGAGGATCGCGTCGACGGTGGTGAAGCCATTGGTCGACAGCAGCTCCTTGGCCTGGCGCGCTTTCACCATCAGGATTGCGGTGTCCTCGTCGGACAGCGGCGCCAGCTTGGCGTGCTCGGTGATCCAGCAGAACAGGCGATGATCGAAGTCGTCGCCGCCGAGCGCGGAGTCGCCGCCCGTGGACAGCACTTCGAACACGCCCTTGGACAGCTTGAGGATGGAAATGTCGAAGGTGCCGCCGCCCAGGTCGTAGACCGCGTAGATGCCTTCGGAGCCGTGATCGAGGCCGTAGGCGATCGCAGCGGCGGTCGGCTCGGACAGCAGGCGCAGCACGTTCAGGCCGGCCAGCTGGGCCGCGTCCTTGGTGGCCTGGCGCTGGGCGTCGTCGAAGTAGGCCGGCACGGTGATGACGGCGCCAACCAGCTCGTCGCCGAGCGAGTCTTCGGCGCGCTGGCGCAGCGTGGCGAGGATCTGGGCCGAAATCTCGACCGGGCTTTTCACGCCGGCGACGGTGCGCAGCTGCACCATGCCGGGCGCATCCTGGAAATCGTAGGGCAGGTTTTCGGCGTGGGCGATGTCGGCCAGGCCGCGGCCCATGAAGCGCTTGACCGAAACCACGGTGTTCTTCGGGTCGGTGGTCTGGTGCGCCTGCGCCTTGTAGCCGATGTTGGCGTGGCCGTTGGCCAGGTAGCGCACCACCGACGGCAGCAGCGGGCGGCCGTCTTCATCGCTCAGGACCTCGGGGATGCCGCTGCGGACCGTGGCGACCAGCGAGTTGGTGGTGCCCAGGTCGATGCCGACCGCCAGCCGGTGCTGGTGGGGCGCGGTGGACATGCCGGGTTCGGAGATTTGGAGTAAGGCCATAGGTTTTGATCTGTCTTTATTATTTTTCGGGGCGACGGCAAATAGTCTGTTGCGGCTTTGGATGCTCAGTATGGGTTCCTGCCTGCGCAGGAACGACGGTTTTTCAGCCGGCGGCCGTTAGACCGTCGCTCCTGCGCAGGCAAGAGCCCATGCTGAATGTGCGTTCACTTAGGCGTCAATCGCCTCGAAGGCGTAGTGGACTTCTTCGCCGAATTTGTCGAGGAACATGAGCGCTCGCACCGTTTGCGCGGCCGGCTCGAAATTGCCCGCGTCGAGTTCATGGCCCACCTGCGCCAGCCGCGACTTGCGCTCCTGCTTGACCTGCTCATCGAGCGCATCGAGTGCTTCGACGTTCTTCTCCGCCCTCGCCTCGCCCAGCGCTTCGCGCCATTCCATCTGCTGCATCAGGAAGTCCATCGGCATCGCCGTGTTCGATTCCGTCTGCAAATCGACGCCGTTGATCTCGCACAGATAGCGCGCGCGCTTTTGCGGGTTCTTCAGCGTCTGGTAGGCCTCATTGGCGCGCGTGGCCCACTGCATCGCGACACGCTTTTCGGCGTCGGTCGCGTTGATGAAGCGGTCCGGGTGCACCTGCCCCTGCACGTCGCGATAGGCCGCGTCGAGCGCGCCCATGTCGATCGAAAAGCGCGCCGGCAGGTGGAACAGGTCGAAGTGGTTCTGCATTGCGGTCAGATACGGAAGCTTTCGCCGCAGCCGCATTCGTCCTTGACCTGCGGATTGTTGAAGCGGAAGCCTTCGTTCAGCCCTTCGCGGGTGAAATCGAGCTCGGTGCCGTCGATGTACGGCAGGCTTTTCGGGTCGACGAAGACCTTCACGCCATGCGACTCGAAGACCTGGTCTTCGGCGGCCGATTCATCGACGTACTCAAGCTTGTACGCGAGACCGGAGCAGCCGGTCGTGCGCACGCCGAAGCGCAGGCCGATGCCCTTGCCGCGGCGCTCGATGTAGCGGTTGATGTGCTTCGCCGCTTTTTCGGTCAGTGTGATTGCCATGTATTCCTCCAGCCCTCTCAGGCGGCGGTCGGGTGCTTGGTCTTGTAGTCCAGCACGGCAGCCTTGATCGCGTCTTCGGCGAGGATCGAGCAGTGGATCTTCACCGGCGGCAGCGCCAGTTCTTCGGCGATTTCGGTGTTCTTGATCGACAGCGCCTGGTCCAGCGTCTTGCCCTTGACCCATTCGGTCACCAGCGAGCTCGATGCGATGGCCGAACCGCAGCCGTAGGTCTTGAACTTCGCGTCTTCGATCAGGCCATCGGCGCCGACCTTGATCTGCAGTTTCATGACGTCGCCGCAGGCCGGCGCGCCGACCATGCCGGTGCCGATGGTTTCGTCGCCCTTGTCGAAGGCGCCGACGTTACGTGGATTTTCGTAGTGGTCCAACACTTTGTCCGAATATGCCATGGTGATGCTCCTAATTTGAATACGGTGTTAGTGGGCTGCCCATTGGATCGACGCGATGTCGATGCCTTCTTTGAACATATCCCACAGGGGCGACAGTTCGCGCAGTTTGTGGACCTTCGACTTGAGCAGGTCCACCGCGAAATCGATGTCGGCTTCGGTCGTGAAACGGCCGATGGTAAAGCGGATCGAGCTGTGCGCCAGTTCGTCGCTGCGGCCCAGGGCGCGCAGCACGTACGATGGTTCCAGGCTGGCCGAGGTGCAGGCCGAACCGGACGACACGGCCAGGCCCTTGATCGCCATGATCAGGGACTCGCCTTCGACGTAGTTGAAGCTCACGTTCAGGTTGTGCGGCACGCGGTGTTCCATGTCGCCGTTGATGTAGACCTCTTCGATTTCCTGCAGGCCCTTGGCCAGGCGGTCGCGCAGCGCCTTGATGCGGACGATTTCGGTGTCCATCTCTTCGCGTGCGATGCGGAAGGCTTCGCCCATGCCGACGATCTGGTGGGTCGGCAGCGTGCCCGAGCGCAGGCCGCGCTCATGGCCGCCGCCGTGCATCTGCGCTTCCAGGCGCACGCGCGGCTTGCGGCGCACGTACAGGGCGCCCACGCCTTTCGGGCCGTAGGTCTTGTGCGCGGTGAAGGTCATCAGGTCGACCTTGCTGTTGGCCAGGTCGATCTTGACCTTGCCGGTCGCCTGCGCGGCGTCGCAATGGAAGATGATGCCCTTCGAGCGGCACAGCGCGCCGATTTCGTCGATCGGCTGGATCACGCCGATCTCGTTATTGACCAGCATGACCGACACGAGGATGGTATCCGGGCGGATTGCCGCTTCGAGCTGGGCGATGGTGATCAGGCCGTTGTCCTGCGGTTCGAGGTAGGTCGCTTCGAAGCCGACGCGCTCGAGTTCGCGCACGGTGTCGAGCACCGACTTGTGCTCGGTCTTGACCGTGATGATGTGCTTGCCTTTAGTCTTGTAGAACTGCGCGGCGCCCTTGAGCGCGAGGTTGTTGCTTTCGGTCGCGCCCGAGGTCCAGATGATTTCGCGCGGGTCGGCGCCGACCAGTTTCGCCACTTCGGCGCGCGCTTCCTCGACGGCCGCTTCCGCGGTCCAGCCGTACATGTGACTGCGCGAGGCCGGATTGCCGAACTGCTCGCGCAGGTAGGGAATCATCTTGTCGGCCACGCGCGGATCGATCGGCGTGGTGGCCGAATAATCCATGTAGATCGGGAAATGCGGAGCGGTCACGAAAGTGTGCTCGAGGTTTTTGTCCAAAGGCGCGTTCATCAAATCACTCCAATATGCTTCAATCTTGTCCAACGGCGGCGGCGTTGCGGTGCAGCACCACGACTTGTTCCGAATTCTTGTGCTTCTGCTGGTCGACCAGGTCTTGCAGGGAGACCGAGTCGAGGTAATCGACCATCTTTTCGTTGAGCGTGGCCCACAGATCGTGGGTCATGCAGCGCGTTCCGGTGGCGGCGTCGGCGCCGTGGCAGGTTTCCTTGCCGCCGCACTGGGTCGCGTCGAGCGGCTCGTCGACAGCGATGATGATGTCGGCCACCGTCACCTTGTCGGCCTTGCGCGCCAGACTGTAGCCGCCGCCCGGGCCGCGGATCGATTCGACGATCTCGTGGCGGCGCAGCTTGCCGAACAGCTGTTCGAGGTAGGACAGCGAGATCGCCTGGCGCTGGCTGATGCCCGACAGCGTGACGGGGCCCTTGCCCGAACGCAGGGCAAGATCGATCATCGCGGTAACTGCAAAACGGCCTTTAGTGGTCAGACGCATCTCAACCCCGGGGTCAACAAATGGTAAAATATTGCCTTCGTTCAATCAGCCTTTGCTGCACTGCATATGGCCTGATTAGTTGAACGATTTAGTCAAGTATACCAAAATCGACAGGTCTTGTCTTGGAGACCCCGGTTTCCGCTAGCGGGCGCGCAGCAGGCGCATCGGGCCGAACAGGCCCTGCATTCCTTCATGCGTAATGAATGACAAGTTGTACGGATGCTCGGAGCACAGTTGCTCGAGGTTCGCGCATTCCGGCAGCTTTTTCAGCTGTTCGGCGATTTTCCCCCATAACACCAGCTTGGCGCCGGTGCCTTCCAGAGCGGCCAGGACCGTCTGCAGGAAGGGCAGCCAGGCGCGCGCCTCGACCGGGGGCGGCACGTGCTTGCGGAACACCAGGGCCGCGTTGAGCAGGAGGAAGCCGTGGCGGGTCATGTTGTCCTGCAGCTGTGCCAAGGTCTGGATCGAGCCGTTTTCCTTCGCGCTCGCGGCGACCGGGGCCATCGCAGCGCCGCTGGTCTGGTCGGCCTGTAATTGGCCGTCGGCCACGAGCAGCATCTTCATGAAGTTGCGCAGCGAGGTGGCGCGGTTGACCGGCTTGGACAGGCCGTTGTCGCACCACAGCTCGCCCACCGCGCCGTCCATGAAGCACACGCCGGTGGCGCTTTCGGCGCGCGGATACGGGCCCTCGCCCACCAGCACGAAGCGTACGTCGCCCAGCGGCAGCGCGAAGGCGGCGAACAGGCGGTTTTCGGTGGGAAGGTAGTGGTCGGCGGCTAGCGCGGGAAGGTAGTCCGGGTTGGCCTTCGCGACGGCGTCGAGGCCCTTCAGCAGGATTGGGCGCCAGCTGGGATGGGCAAGCGTCAGCGCGTCCAGGATCTGCGGCGGAATGGAATTGGCGGGCATGGCGGGTGTTGCTGGGGAAAGCCCGGATTTTACCATTTCAATCATGCGTCGAATTTCTTGAAAAAAAGGCATCATCTCGCTTCCCACAGTATGGAGGTTGAGATGCAAACTATTCAAGACGTAATGACCAAGAATGTAAAAAGTGTTTCGCCTGACGAAACTGTGCGTCACGCTGCGGAATTGATGAAGCAGCACGACGTGGGCGCCATTCCCGTCTGCGACGGCAGCAAGCTGGTCGGCATGATCACGGACCGCGACATCACCATCCGCGCCACGGCGGCCGGGCTCGCGCCGAGCACGCGCATCGGCGACGTGATGAGCACGGATGTGCGCACTTGCAAAGCCAACCAGACCGTCGAAGAGGTGCTGGCCGAGATGGGCGACGTGCAGATTCGACGCGTGCCGGTGATCGACCAGGCGTCGCACCAGATGGTTGGCATTGTGTCGCTGGGCGACATGGCGGTGAAGGCGAAGACCCAGACCGACAAGGCGCTGGGCGAGATTTCGGCGCCGGGCGGACAGCAGCAATAAGACAGGATAGGGTCAGGTCCGCGGAACCAGGCGACGGACCTTTGGTGCCGGCAGTAGACTTCGGACTTCGCAAGCGCCGGCGACAAGGGCGGGGTCAGGTCCGCGGGACCTGACCCCATGTTTGTCGCCGCCGCGTGAGTTTTCTATTCAGCGTCCGGTTGCTGCGCCGGATGCGCGGCGACGAAGGCCGGCAGCATCGAACACGTGTCGTTGATGCGTACGATGGTCGGATACGGCGCCAGGTCGATGTCGAAGCGCTGCGCGTTGTACACCTGCGGCGCCAGGAAGCAGTCTGCGATCGTCGGCGTGTCGCCAACGCAGAAGCGCCCCGCCCCGCGCGCCAGCTGCGCCTCCAGGGCGCCGAACCCTTCCTCAATCCAGTGCCGGTACCACGCGTTCTTCGCGTCGTCGTCGATGCCAAGCGTGCGCACCAGGTAGCGCAGCACGCGCAGGTTGTTGACCGGATGGATGTCGCAC
This window of the Massilia sp. R2A-15 genome carries:
- the fdx gene encoding ISC system 2Fe-2S type ferredoxin, whose translation is MPQIVILPHPVFCPDGAVLEAPKGKSVCDVLLENDIDIEHACDRVCACTTCHVLVREGYDSLNEPEEKEEDMLDKAWGLEAVSRLSCQAIVDSEDLVVEIPKYTINHAAEKNH
- a CDS encoding IscS subfamily cysteine desulfurase, which encodes MNAPLDKNLEHTFVTAPHFPIYMDYSATTPIDPRVADKMIPYLREQFGNPASRSHMYGWTAEAAVEEARAEVAKLVGADPREIIWTSGATESNNLALKGAAQFYKTKGKHIITVKTEHKSVLDTVRELERVGFEATYLEPQDNGLITIAQLEAAIRPDTILVSVMLVNNEIGVIQPIDEIGALCRSKGIIFHCDAAQATGKVKIDLANSKVDLMTFTAHKTYGPKGVGALYVRRKPRVRLEAQMHGGGHERGLRSGTLPTHQIVGMGEAFRIAREEMDTEIVRIKALRDRLAKGLQEIEEVYINGDMEHRVPHNLNVSFNYVEGESLIMAIKGLAVSSGSACTSASLEPSYVLRALGRSDELAHSSIRFTIGRFTTEADIDFAVDLLKSKVHKLRELSPLWDMFKEGIDIASIQWAAH
- a CDS encoding DUF3106 domain-containing protein — translated: MSSLKSAAVFALAATVASFAGAQAPVAAPSPAPAAAVKTAPAKALDKPLWASLSPAQKVALEPLAVEWDKMEGVRKHKWLEIANRFSSMKPDEQARMHEKMREWVQMTPEQRRLVRENYTRAKRIDATQKSEQWEKYQQLPEEQKQKLAAEAAAARTKKQLTNLPPPAQAGAKTVAPIKRSVPPAAACPAGTMINTAASTPPCVAAPATPPPGSPAAPAPNVK
- the hscA gene encoding Fe-S protein assembly chaperone HscA produces the protein MALLQISEPGMSTAPHQHRLAVGIDLGTTNSLVATVRSGIPEVLSDEDGRPLLPSVVRYLANGHANIGYKAQAHQTTDPKNTVVSVKRFMGRGLADIAHAENLPYDFQDAPGMVQLRTVAGVKSPVEISAQILATLRQRAEDSLGDELVGAVITVPAYFDDAQRQATKDAAQLAGLNVLRLLSEPTAAAIAYGLDHGSEGIYAVYDLGGGTFDISILKLSKGVFEVLSTGGDSALGGDDFDHRLFCWITEHAKLAPLSDEDTAILMVKARQAKELLSTNGFTTVDAILNSGEIVHLQVTAEDFADMTKHLVAKTMNAIKKAMRDASVSVDDVDGVVMVGGATRMPHVRRAVSEFFKTIPHANIDPDKVVALGAAIQANLLAGNRAAGDDWLLLDVTPLSLGIETMGGLVEKIIPRNSTIPCARAQEFTTFKDGQTALSVHVMQGERELVSDCRSLAKFELRGIPPMVAGAARIRITYQVDADGLLSVSARETRSGVEAHITVKPSYGLADDEVARMLQDSYSSAKDDMVMRALREEQVEAERILLATQSALDTDAALLTEAEMADIAKLMDAVREAVKATTGQPADVPAAQAALHAAVDALAHGTEEFASRRMDQSVRSALAGKTLDEV
- a CDS encoding RDD family protein, whose amino-acid sequence is MSNSKPPIATPTVKRRLISMVYEAFLLTAVEALAIFIYLVATRLQHTPAIDHGRNAVFFLVAAAYFIHAWSGSGHTLAMKTWRIKVVKLGYAKVPLRAAAIRYLMAWGWFLPALVVCYVFGLKTTGQVGSAIAIGAVAWGLTAFLDKDRQFLHDKVAGTRLIQLPKANANSV
- the ltaE gene encoding low-specificity L-threonine aldolase yields the protein MSEHWIDLRSDTVTQPSDAMRAAMEAAPVGDDVYGDDPTVNRLQDTAAQMFGYEAGLFAPSGTQSNLIALLVHCARGDEYLVGQEAHTYKYEGGGAAVLGSIQPQPIANQPDGSIALVDIAAYIKPDDMHFARTRLLALENTIGGRVLGQEYMAQATSFAHERGLATHLDGARICNAAVKQGISLRDAVKGFDTVSVCLSKGLGAPVGSVLLGPKAFIEQGKRWRKMLGGGMRQAGILAAAGLYALEHNVERLADDHANSARLSAGLKEIEGLKVATPQTNIFYVEVPPAAVDELRETLTRERIRATVGQHTRLVTHINISAADVEKVIAVFTAFFKDWRSKQ
- a CDS encoding DUF3619 family protein; protein product: MNTDDINFAYKVRHALNDNLDNLPASTADRLASARKLAVSRKKAHAPVKVSQRVLAGNIGSFFSFSSLGRAGVVIPLLALVAGLAGVYQYEEEKHIAEIAELDAAVLSDELPLTAYLDHGFNAYLAQRGQ
- the hscB gene encoding Fe-S protein assembly co-chaperone HscB; the encoded protein is MQNHFDLFHLPARFSIDMGALDAAYRDVQGQVHPDRFINATDAEKRVAMQWATRANEAYQTLKNPQKRARYLCEINGVDLQTESNTAMPMDFLMQQMEWREALGEARAEKNVEALDALDEQVKQERKSRLAQVGHELDAGNFEPAAQTVRALMFLDKFGEEVHYAFEAIDA
- a CDS encoding rRNA pseudouridine synthase, with protein sequence MTDNTIRLAKRVAEMVPCSRAEADKYIAGGWVIVDGAVVEEAGARVADEQEVVLHPDATLLDLAPVTILLNKPAGVDAEEAVKLLSAETLLPADHGNQRFLKRHLAHLTLATPLDAKASGLVVYTQDFRVARKLVTEGVRVEQEFIVEVAGDIREGGLALLNHGLSFNGKEIPPMKASWQNETRLRFAGKGIKPGQLLHMCRMVGLNIVSTRRIRVGRISMASLPVGQWRYLHEYERF
- the iscA gene encoding iron-sulfur cluster assembly protein IscA, which produces MAITLTEKAAKHINRYIERRGKGIGLRFGVRTTGCSGLAYKLEYVDESAAEDQVFESHGVKVFVDPKSLPYIDGTELDFTREGLNEGFRFNNPQVKDECGCGESFRI
- the iscU gene encoding Fe-S cluster assembly scaffold IscU gives rise to the protein MAYSDKVLDHYENPRNVGAFDKGDETIGTGMVGAPACGDVMKLQIKVGADGLIEDAKFKTYGCGSAIASSSLVTEWVKGKTLDQALSIKNTEIAEELALPPVKIHCSILAEDAIKAAVLDYKTKHPTAA
- the iscX gene encoding Fe-S cluster assembly protein IscX, producing the protein MKWSDISAIAEALYDKYPDTDPAQIRFVDLHNKVVDLDGFDDDHTRGGEKVLEAIQAAWIDEAR
- a CDS encoding SAM-dependent methyltransferase; the protein is MKRADPKAIELPPEVRPGQSVALLHELHILTRDGKLNQDSRRKLKQVYHLVQFIEPLIREIQQDHPDVSLVDHGAGKSYLGFILYDLFFKNLPGGSHIYGIETREELVAKSEELAKRLDFPGMSFLPLSVAESTTSSQLPDRIDIVTALHACNTATDDAIDFALKKKAKFMVLVPCCQAEVATVLKKNKGKDLGRSALTEIWRHPLHTREFGSQVTNVLRCLQLEAHGYQVNVTELVGWEHSMKNELIIASYKNLPRKRPSERLQEVLSTLGLEEMGQRFYTEQLTTAQ